A window from Herbaspirillum sp. meg3 encodes these proteins:
- a CDS encoding YkgJ family cysteine cluster protein — protein MNCRPQCGACCTAPSISSPIPGMPNGKPAGVPCVQLMEDLRCAIFGQPERPACCSGLQASAEMCGDSREAGMFYLTRLEQLTAP, from the coding sequence ATGAACTGCCGTCCTCAATGCGGTGCCTGCTGCACGGCGCCTTCCATCTCCAGTCCGATTCCCGGCATGCCCAATGGCAAGCCGGCGGGCGTGCCTTGCGTGCAACTGATGGAGGACTTGCGGTGTGCGATTTTCGGCCAGCCGGAACGGCCCGCGTGTTGTTCCGGTTTGCAGGCGTCTGCCGAGATGTGCGGCGATAGCCGTGAGGCGGGGATGTTTTATCTGACACGGCTGGAGCAGCTCACCGCGCCTTGA